The DNA region AGCGCGGTGCACGTGCCGACCTCGTCCGGCCTCGTCGAACCGATCGCGGAGATCAGCGCCGTCGCCCGTCGCCACGGCGCCCTGACCGTCGTCGACGCCACGCAGTCCGTCGGCCAGATCGACATCGACGTGCGCGCCGTCGACTGCGACGCCCTCGTCACCACCGGCCGGAAGTTCCTGCGTGGGCCGCGCGGCACCGGGATCGTCTACCTGCGCCGCGGGATGCTCGAGGGCGTCGGTGCGTGGGCGCCGGATGTCCGCGGAGCCGTCTGGACCGGCGAGGATGAGTGGACGATGGACGGCACCGCGCGACAGCTCGAGACGTGGGAGTGCTCCGTCGCCGCACGGCTCGGCCTCGGAGTGGCGCTGCGCGAGGCCCTCGACCGCGGGCCGGCGGCGACCGAGGCGCACCTGGTCGGCCTCGGCGCCCACCTGCGCACCGCGCTCGACGCCGTGGACGGCGTCACCGTGGCGGACCCGTCCGCGTCAGCGTCCGCGATCGTCACCTTCACGGTCGACGGCGTCGCCGGCAAGGAGGTCTCGGCCCGGCTCCGGCAGCGCCGCATCGACTCGATCTCCGTCCCCGCGAGCCACGCGCAGTGGGACCTGGGCGCCCGTGGCCTGCCGAGCGTCGTCCGCGTCTCGCCGCACGTGTACAACGACGACGAGGACGTCCGGGTCCTGCTCGAGGGCGTCGCGGACGTCGTCGCCGAGGTCCGCGCGTGACGGCCGTGCACGACGTCGTCGTACTCGGACTCGGCATCCACGGATCCGCCGCCACGTACGAGCTCGCGCGCCGCGGCCTCGACGTCGTCGCGGTGGAGCGCTTCGCACCGGGGCACGAGCGCGGCTCGTCGCACGGCGCCACCCGGATGATCCGCCGCGCCTACCCGCACCCGGTGTGGAACGACCTCGTCGACCGTGCGTACCGCGGGTGGGACCGCTGGGGGACCGCAGCCGGCGCGCCCTTCCTGCACCGGACCGGTGGACTGTACGCGCACCGGGGCGAGCCGACGATGCAGGGTGGGGCGAGCCTCCCGGTCGACCGCGCAGCCTGGCCGACGCTCGCGCCCTCGCTGCGTCCGCCCGAGACGTACGGCGCGGTCCACGACCCCGACGCCGGTGTGCTCGAGGCCGCGCGGGCACTCGCGTTCGCGCAGTCCGCCGCCGCGGCGGCCGGCGCCGACCTGCGGTACGGCGAGACCGTGCTCGACTGGCAGGTCGACGACGGCGTCGTCACCGTCCGGACCGACGCCGGCAGTGTCCGCGCGCGACGGCTCGTGCTCGCCGGCGGCGCCTGGGCGTCGCACCTGGTACCCGAGGCCGCCGCGTTCTTCGAGGTCTGGCGCATCGTCACGCTCACCGCGCCGACGGGGCAGACCGTGGCGCAGACGCCCGCGCTCGGGTGCTTCTCGGTCGACCTGCCGGAGGGGCTCGTCTTCGGGCTCCCGGAGACCGCCGGATCCGGCGCGAAGATCGGCATCGACGCCGGACCCGTGTGGGACCCGGACGTGCCCGTCGCACCGCCGACCGATGCCGAGGTCGCGCACCTGGCCGAGCTCCTCGAAGGGTTCGTCCCCGGCATCGTCACCGCCGGTGCCCAGGCCGTCGCGTGCCTGTACACGATGACCCCGGACAAGCGGTTCGTCGTCGGCGCCCTGCCCGAGCAGCCCGAGGTGCTCCTCGCCGCAGCCTGCTCCGGCCACGGCTTCAAGTTCGGGCCGGCGATCGGTGCGGCCGTCGCCGACCTGGTGCAGGGCATCGACCGCCCCGACCTCGCGTTCCTCAGCCCCGCACGGATGGTGACCA from Curtobacterium sp. MCJR17_020 includes:
- a CDS encoding aminotransferase class V-fold PLP-dependent enzyme, translated to MTIGLEDGTMAAQTVTAIDVAAERSRTAGTAGRHYFNAAGAGLVSDGVLEAVVAHLRREQRVGGYEAANQVADEVAGVYTAAATLLGSAPDEIALFDSATSGLRGVFDALRLGAGDTVVAPRSSYVSQALRLLAMQRHDDVRLEVVPSNATGAMDLEALDRAVAGASGRVVVSAVHVPTSSGLVEPIAEISAVARRHGALTVVDATQSVGQIDIDVRAVDCDALVTTGRKFLRGPRGTGIVYLRRGMLEGVGAWAPDVRGAVWTGEDEWTMDGTARQLETWECSVAARLGLGVALREALDRGPAATEAHLVGLGAHLRTALDAVDGVTVADPSASASAIVTFTVDGVAGKEVSARLRQRRIDSISVPASHAQWDLGARGLPSVVRVSPHVYNDDEDVRVLLEGVADVVAEVRA
- a CDS encoding FAD-dependent oxidoreductase, coding for MTAVHDVVVLGLGIHGSAATYELARRGLDVVAVERFAPGHERGSSHGATRMIRRAYPHPVWNDLVDRAYRGWDRWGTAAGAPFLHRTGGLYAHRGEPTMQGGASLPVDRAAWPTLAPSLRPPETYGAVHDPDAGVLEAARALAFAQSAAAAAGADLRYGETVLDWQVDDGVVTVRTDAGSVRARRLVLAGGAWASHLVPEAAAFFEVWRIVTLTAPTGQTVAQTPALGCFSVDLPEGLVFGLPETAGSGAKIGIDAGPVWDPDVPVAPPTDAEVAHLAELLEGFVPGIVTAGAQAVACLYTMTPDKRFVVGALPEQPEVLLAAACSGHGFKFGPAIGAAVADLVQGIDRPDLAFLSPARMVTTA